In the genome of Afipia felis ATCC 53690, the window TCCCTGCGCCAGAGCGCAATCCCCCGCAATTATGAGATCTGGTACATCTACGCGACTGGATACAACATCGAACTCAACAAGGTCATCAACGAAACGCTGCTGCACAACGGCAAGCTGACCGAAGCAGACCTCGAACAAATTCACGATACATATCTGTCGCAATCGCGCATGACCGATCGGATCGACAAGGTCGGTTCGCGTGTCATCAACGAGATCGACGACGTGATGGGCCTCATCACCGATGCGGTCGGCATGACGAACTCGTTCAGCACCGATCTTGAGGGCGCTACCAATCGACTCCAGAATGCCAAGGACAAGACGCAGATCAATCTCGTGATCCACGCACTGGTTCAGTCCACTCGCGAGATGAACTTGACTAACAAGGCGCTGGAAGCGCGTCTTGCCAGTTCAAAACTCGAAATCGCAAGTCTGCAGGACAGTCTCGAGGCGATCCGCACCGAAAGCCTGACCGATCCGCTGACGTCGCTCGGCAACCGCAAATATTTCGACCGTGCCCTCGATGCCGCCGTCGAATACGCCCAGCAAAACGGCGAGCCGTTGTCGCTCCTGATGATCGACATCGACCATTTCAAGTCGTTCAACGACAATTACGGCCACCTCACCGGCGATCAGGTGCTCCGGCTGGTGGCGCTGGCGATCAAGGCCAACATCAAAGGGCAGGACCTGACGGCACGTTACGGCGGTGAGGAGTTCGCCGTGATCTTACCCAACACCTCAATGCGCCAAGCCCTCGCCGTGGCTGACAATGTCCGCCGCGC includes:
- a CDS encoding GGDEF domain-containing protein, translated to MINLLEEHERTLAFAEVALGQIRSLRQSAIPRNYEIWYIYATGYNIELNKVINETLLHNGKLTEADLEQIHDTYLSQSRMTDRIDKVGSRVINEIDDVMGLITDAVGMTNSFSTDLEGATNRLQNAKDKTQINLVIHALVQSTREMNLTNKALEARLASSKLEIASLQDSLEAIRTESLTDPLTSLGNRKYFDRALDAAVEYAQQNGEPLSLLMIDIDHFKSFNDNYGHLTGDQVLRLVALAIKANIKGQDLTARYGGEEFAVILPNTSMRQALAVADNVRRAVMSKQLKKKSTGEILGRVTISAGVSVFQSGDDAPALIDRADACLYAAKRHGRNRVICEADPEFTPNVRIQVA